A window of the Gorilla gorilla gorilla isolate KB3781 chromosome 8, NHGRI_mGorGor1-v2.1_pri, whole genome shotgun sequence genome harbors these coding sequences:
- the OPN4 gene encoding melanopsin, giving the protein MNPPSGPRVPPSPTQEPSCMATPAPPSWWDSSQSSISSLGRLPSISPTAPGTWAAAWVPLPTVDVPDHAHYTLGTVILLVGLTGMLGNLTVIYTFCRSRSLRTPANMFIINLAVSDFLMSFTQAPVFFTSSLYKQWLFGETGCEFYAFCGALFGISSMITLTAIALDRYLVITRPLATFGVASKRRAAFVLLGVWLYALAWSLPPFFGWSAYVPEGLLTSCSWDYMSFTPAVRAYTMLLCCFVFFLPLLIIIYCYIFIFRAIRETGRALQTFGACKGNGESLWQRQRLQSECKMAKIMLLVILLFVLSWAPYSAVALVAFAGYAHVLTPYMSSVPAVIAKASAIHNPIIYAITHPKYRVAIAQHLPCLGVLLGVSRRHSRPYPSYRSTHRSTLISHTSNLSWISIRRRQESLGSESEVGWTHMEAAAVWGAAQQANGRSLYGQGLEDLEAKAPPRPQGHEAETPGKTKGLIPSQDPRM; this is encoded by the exons ATGAACCCTCCTTCCGGGCCAAGAGTCCCGCCGAGCCCAACCCAAGAGCCCAGCTGCATGGCCACCCCAGCACCACCCAGCTGGTGGGACAGCTCCCAGAGCAGCATCTCCAGCCTGGGCCGGCTTCCATCCATCAGTCCCACA GCACCTGGGACTTGGGCTGCTGCCTGGGTCCCCCTCCCCACGGTTGATGTTCCAGACCATGCCCACTATACCCTGGGCACAGTGATCTTGCTGGTGGGACTCACGGGGATGCTGGGCAACCTGACGGTCATCTATACCTTCTGCAG GAGCAGAAGCCTCCGGACACCTGCCAACATGTTCATTATCAACCTCGCGGTCAGCGACTTCCTCATGTCCTTCACCCAGGCCCCTGTCTTCTTCACCAGTAGCCTCTATAAGCAGTGGCTCTTTGGGGAGACAG GCTGCGAGTTCTACGCCTTCTGTGGAGCTCTCTTTGGCATTTCCTCCATGATCACCCTGACGGCCATCGCCCTGGACCGCTACCTGGTAATCACACGCCCGCTGGCCACCTTTGGTGTGGCGTCCAAGAGGCGTGCGGCATTTGTCCTGCTGGGCGTTTGGCTCTATGCCCTGGCCTGGAGTCTGCCACCCTTCTTCGGCTGGA GCGCCTATGTGCCCGAGGGGCTGCTGACATCCTGCTCCTGGGACTACATGAGCTTCACGCCGGCCGTGCGTGCCTACACCATGCTTCTCTGCTGCTTCGTGTTCTTCCTCCCTCTGCTTATCATCATCTACTGCTACATCTTCATCTTCAGGGCCATCCGGGAGACAGGACG GGCTCTCCAGACCTTCGGGGCCTGCAAGGGCAATGGCGAGTCCCTGTGGCAGCGGCAGCGGCTGCAGAGTGAGTGCAAGAtggccaagatcatgctgctggTCATCCTCCTCTTCGTGCTCTCCTGGGCTCCCTATTCCGCTGTGGCCCTGGTGGCCTTTGCTGG GTACGCACACGTCCTGACACCCTACATGAGCTCGGTGCCAGCCGTCATCGCCAAGGCCTCTGCAATCCACAACCCCATCATTTACGCCATCACCCACCCCAAGTACAG GGTGGCCATTGCCCAGCACCTGCCCTGCCTGGGGGTGCTGCTGGGTGTATCACGCCGGCACAGTCGCCCCTACCCCAGCTACCGCTCCACCCACCGCTCCACGCTGATCAGCCACACCTCCAACCTCAGCTGGATCTCCATACGGAGGCGCCAGGAGTCCCTGGGCTCGGAGAGTGAGGTG GGCTGGACACACATGGAGGCAGCAGCTGTGTGGGGAGCTGCCCAGCAGGCAAATGGGCGGTCCCTCTATGGTCAGGGTCTGGAGGACTTGGAAGCCAAGGCACCCCCCAGACCCCAGGGACACGAAGCAGAGACTCCAGGGAAG